In Pikeienuella piscinae, the sequence CCACTCAAGACCGCCGGCGCCGCGCCAGCGGCTACCAAACCGGCGCACGGCGGCAACTGAACCGGATCGCGCCCGCCCGCCGGCCGGCCGGGCGCGTGATGTCGTCGCATGTTCCATGAGCTTGCGACAGCGCGTCGACATCGATCGCATTTTATGTAAGATCTATTCAATCACGATGTGTGTGTAGTGTGTGCGACCGTATCTGTCGCCGTTGTGAATCAATCGAGTGGAAGGGGCAATTCCATGAAGGCACTAATACTGGCAGCCGCGCTTGCGGCTGGCCTTCCGATGGCGGCGAACGCCGTCAGCATCACCGCCAACCAGGGCCTGAACGGCGCCGGCGGCTCCGTCGCGGCTGATCGGTCTGACCTCGGAAAGATCAGCGACGGTATCGCAACGAATCAGTCGATCTTCTCGCTCGGTCTCGGCGGGTTTCTCTCGGCTTCCGTCGACCCGCAGGCGCTGGCGAACCCGATCATGGTGATCGAGATCACCAACAACACGCCGAACCCGCTGTTCCCGGAAGCGGTCAATCTGTTTCTCGGCGGCAGCGTCAGCGGCCCAGGCGGGCTCGACGGCGCCAACAGCTTCGACAGCACAGGCGCCATCCAGATCGGCACGCTGTCGAACGACGGCGCGCCGACCGCGATCGAAATGAACGGCGCCTTGATCACGAAGACGCAGACCAATTCATCGACGAAGTTCACGATCGACATCGCCAATGTCGGCAATGGGATTTTCAGCCGACTGACGCTGGTCGACATCACGTCCGGGACGGGAGCGTCCGTCGACGGGTTCGACATCGGCGAACTGACGGTCAACGCCGTGCCGCTGCCGGCCTCGGCGCTCCTGCTGCTGTCCGGCCTCGCCGGTTTCGGCTTCGTCTCGCGCCGGCGCCGCGCCGCCGCCTGACCTCTTCGAAGCGAATACAAGAAACATGGCGGGAGCGCTCAGGCGCTCCCGTTTTTTTGTGGCGAAGCCACTCCTCACCGCCGCATCAGAGTCCGCGAGTCTCCCCATAGCCAGTTCGGCGCTGGCGACCGAGCAAAGTGACCAGGGCGGGTTTAACCGTCCGTGCAAAGCTTTATCCGGCTGAATAACGGGAGGTCAAACGGCCCATCGGCTAGATGTGCAATCATGCAATCGAAATTAGTGTTTAGATGAAGAGCTTTATTATCGCATAACGCAGTTGTTCATTTCGAATCTGACACGCCACGCCCCCACATTTTCTTTCACGATTTCAGACGTATGAAGAATCAAATGAACCTGACCATCATGACATTTGCCGCCGCAGCCGGCCTCGCGCTCGCCACCGCGGCGCCGGCCGAAGCCGCGACAAAAACCTGGACCCTTCGGGACTGGACCTTCAGCGGCGGCGGCGCCGCGTCCGGCTGCTACGATTACGACGCCGAAACCGATGCCTTCAGCGCGATCAACATCGTCACCACCGCAGGGTCGATCAGGGGCGGCGACACCTATGTAAAGGCGGTAAGCCCGTCGACCGCCAGTCTCCCGGATTTCCTGGGCGCCGACACGGGAGGCCCCGGGTTTTCCGGCGACCCCCGCCTGATCGTCAGTCTCGCGGCGGAAATGACGAATCTGGGAGG encodes:
- a CDS encoding VPLPA-CTERM sorting domain-containing protein, which encodes MKALILAAALAAGLPMAANAVSITANQGLNGAGGSVAADRSDLGKISDGIATNQSIFSLGLGGFLSASVDPQALANPIMVIEITNNTPNPLFPEAVNLFLGGSVSGPGGLDGANSFDSTGAIQIGTLSNDGAPTAIEMNGALITKTQTNSSTKFTIDIANVGNGIFSRLTLVDITSGTGASVDGFDIGELTVNAVPLPASALLLLSGLAGFGFVSRRRRAAA